The Colletotrichum higginsianum IMI 349063 chromosome 2, whole genome shotgun sequence genome has a segment encoding these proteins:
- a CDS encoding Hsp90-like protein, giving the protein MTDPPPAKAVSENRRERETFRYDSFLISQAVYNDANNLIPSSELRSSSDPALTAFAELGALRLNATRAFISLFDSKYQYIVAEATPSLPLTPKARHNDLATGEHLSLSGTALPRSSGVCEIVLAVPDPSDNDSPWRRAGLPVTVIPDLLQDPRTAERPLCLQSPANRFYAGVPIRSQKGINIGVFCVFGDSPREGLDTVSTQLMQDLSRIIIDYLDAKRNREDHRRADRMVRGVGSFIEGKSTMSGWRLRNNQASFDDNPSFEGGLNKNQQRLQQEDELIAAETSQQDESSLHDWQQPSPRSREHLKTTEPPQRTGNQDLVPSVSGTSLKTARSGSGGSAQGDRDPHDTQLRHIFSKASNIVREAIEVESVLFLDASIGSFGGLADSKPFHVKSKGAKSPSSSSDERSSNCSTTSLDDATCRVLGFSSSTISSIDGQFPSPSHASISERFLSKLLRRYPEGKIFNFDENGSVQSSDFSGDDHTLVVETPADDSNKPPSTPPDEDPLRRRRHKNPFSRRNEGKLLNDIFSGARSIAIVPLWDSQKQRWHAGGFVCTKTPTRVLTVEGELSYLRAFAAVIMSEIHRVNSVMVDKAKTDLLSSLSHELRSPLHGIILGAELLHDTPLDAFQGETLVSIENCGRTLLETIDHLLDWSKINNFMGPSQRRNSTTGVGHRGLRNNNQKISIEAGMMSITSNVEIDVLSEEVVESICAGFSYQRVSVAQLASNRPGEHADSSAIRRLDSMQAMEDMASGTSRFGDVQLVLGDVSVTFDINPATSWGFHTQPGAIRRIIMNLLGNSLKYTSQGFVNVHVTQLTKREENPSGNAKIQIDVIDSGRGISEDYLRHHLFSPFAQEDNLSAGAGLGLSLVNQIVGKLRGSIQVWSKVGHGTKVTVQLPMQAAVPDSPPSGLAETLGFNDFQASVSELAGLRVKLLGFPEDYGVRRIDDLTSNTTSEAESVASICREWLRMHVIDQSVEGQLLPDLVLSTERHLDRLLSERLQGIISMPVVVICRNALIARQLATSPRFNGRRVIFEFISQPIGPRKLAKVLLLSFRRWTRTQAGAIPTPTQLSLTSAGRSNTNGNTPTGRGSVGGSTEALPEVANEDELKLDNKEDGRHTDVSRANGDLWVGDSEESNESSATEDIILPDRPKQEEPSSAGGSKRSGRSKKDRPRFLLVDDNALNLKILASYMKKLGHDFHNAMDGEQALEIFQERPGQFHCVLMDISMPVMDGFEATRRIRAIETKNSLPRCQIFALTGLASASAQQEAFASGIDLFLTKPVRLKELTRILETNGVA; this is encoded by the exons ATGACCGACCCTCCGCCTGCCAAGGCCGTCTCGGAGAACCGCCGCGAGCGCGAGACCTTCAG ATACGACTCGTTCCTCATTTCCCAGGCCGTATACAACGATGCGAACAACCTCATCCCGTCATCCGAGCTGCGGTCTTCCTCCGACCCTGCCTTGACCGCCTTCGCAGAACTTGGTGCTCTGCGCCTCAATGCAACCCGCGCTTTCATTTCGCTCTTCGATAGCAAATATCAGTACATTGTTGCCGAGGCGACCCCGTCTCTTCCGTTGACTCCCAAGGCTAGGCACAATGATCTTGCCACCGGGGAGCACCTCTCGCTCTCCGGCACTGCTCTGCCCCGTTCATCTGGCGTGTGCGAGATAGTTCTCGCTGTTCCCGACCCTTCCGATAATGATTCCCCTTGGCGCAGGGCTGGTCTCCCAGTAACCGTCATCCCCGACCTCTTGCAAGACCCCAGGACGGCAGAAAGGCCTCTCTGTCTCCAATCGCCCGCGAACCGCTTCTATGCTGGCGTGCCCATTCGTTCACAAAAGGGCATCAACATCGGTGTGTTTTGTGTTTTTGGGGATTCTCCCCGCGAGGGGCTGGACACTGTCTCAACCCAGCTGATGCAGGACTTATCACGTATCATCATCGACTATCTAGATGCCAAGCGCAACAGGGAAGACCATCGCCGTGCCGATAGAATGGTTCGCGGAGTCGGCAGCTTCATCGAGGGCAAGAGCACCATGTCTGGTTGGAGGCTGAGGAACAACCAGGCTTCCTTCGACGACAATCCCTCTTTCGAAGGCGGCCTTAACAAGAACCAACAACGCCTGCAACAAGAAGACGAACTGATTGCCGCCGAAACCTCTCAACAGGACGAATCATCTTTGCACGATTGGCAACAACCAAGTCCTCGATCGAGGGAGCACTTGAAGACAACGGAACCCCCTCAGCGCACAGGCAACCAAGACCTCGTGCCCTCTGTTTCCGGAACCTCCCTGAAGACCGCTCGATCCGGTTCGGGTGGTTCGGCACAAGGGGACCGTGATCCCCACGACACCCAACTCCGCCACATCTTTTCAAAGGCGTCCAACATCGTccgcgaggccatcgaggtcGAGAGTGTCCTGTTTCTGGACGCTAGTATCGGCTCCTTTGGGGGGTTGGCCGACTCTAAACCTTTCCATGTCAAATCCAAGGGCGCAAAatcgccctcctcgtcgagcgaCGAAAGGAGCAGCAACTGCAGTACCACCAGCCTGGACGACGCCACCTGCCGAGTCCTGGGCTTTTCAAGTTCGACAATATCGAGCATCGACGGCCAATTCCCTTCCCCAAGCCACGCCTCCATATCTGAAAGGTTCCTCTCCAAGCTCCTACGACGCTATCCTGAAGGCAAGATTTTCAATTTTGACGAGAACGGCTCCGTACAGTCCAGCGACTTCTCTGGCGACGACCACACCTTGGTCGTTGAGACACCCGCCGACGACTCAAACAAACCTCCATCGACGCCCCCCGACGAAGACCCCCTACGCCGAAGGAGACACAAAAACCCGTTCTCAAGGCGCAACGAAGGGAAGCTGCTCAATGACATCTTTTCGGGCGCGCGGAGTATTGCCATAGTGCCCCTTTGGGACTCCCAAAAGCAACGCTGGCATGCCGGTGGCTTCGTTTGCACAAAGACCCCGACGCGGGTTTTGACCGTCGAGGGTGAGCTCAGCTATCTCCGAGCCtttgccgccgtcatcatgtCGGAAATTCATCGCGTCAACTCGGTCATGGTGGACAAGGCTAAGACTGATCTTTTGAGCTCGCTCTCGCACGAGCTGCGATCTCCTCTGCACGGCATCATTCTCGGCGCAGAGCTGCTCCACGATACCCCCCTCGATGCGTTCCAGGGCGAAACGCTGGTCTCGATTGAAAATTGCGGCCGCACACTGTTGGAGACCATTGACCACCTCCTCGATTGGAGCAAGATCAACAACTTCATGGGCCCCTCGCAGCGTCGCAATAGTACTACTGGCGTGGGTCACAGGGGTCTCAGAAACAACAACCAAAAGATCagcatcgaggccggcatgaTGAGCATTACCTCTAACGTAGAAATCGATGTCCTGTCTGAAGAGGTTGTCGAGAGCATCTGCGCCGGCTTCAGCTACCAACGGGTATCGGTTGCCCAGCTGGCGAGCAACCGCCCGGGTGAGCACGCCGATTCGAGTGCGATACGTAGGCTCGACAGCATGCAGGCGATGGAAGACATGGCCTCGGGCACAAGCCGGTTCGGAGACGTGCAGCTTGTTCTCGGCGACGTGTCTGTGACGTTCGACATCAACCCCGCGACTTCGTGGGGCTTCCATACCCAGCCTGGTGCGATCCGCCGCATTATCATGAACCTTCTGGGCAACTCGCTCAAGTACACGAGCCAAGGATTCGTTAATGTCCATGTGACTCAGCTGACCAAACGGGAAGAGAATCCCTCTGGGAACGCCAAGATCCAGATCGACGTGATAGACTCTGGCCGAGGCATCAGCGAGGACTATCTTCGACATCACCTCTTCTCCCCATTTGCCCAAGAAGACAACCTTTCTGCTGGCGCCGGCCTAGGCCTCAGCCTGGTCAATCAGATTGTCGGCAAGCTGCGCGGTTCAATCCAAGTCTGGAGCAAGGTCGGCCACGGGACCAAGGTAACGGTGCAGCTTCCGATGCAGGCCGCCGTCCCAGACTCGCCGCCAAGCGGCCTTGCGGAAACTCTCGGTTTCAACGACTTCCAGGCGTCTGTGAGCGAGCTCGCAGGTCTCCGAGTCAAGCTCTTAGGTTTCCCGGAAGACTACGGCGTCAGAAGAATTGACGACTTGACGAGTAACACGACGAGTGAGGCCGAGTCAGTGGCCAGCATTTGCAGGGAATGGCTTCGAATGCACGTCATCGACCAATCCGTAGAGGGCCAGCTCCTCCCCGACCTCGTACTGTCTACCGAACGGCACCTGGATCGACTGCTATCGGAGCGCCTCCAGGGCATCATATCCATGCCCGTAGTGGTGATCTGTCGGAATGCCTTGATCGCGCGTCAACTAGCAACATCTCCGCGATTCAACGGCAGGCGTGTCATTTTCGAGTTCATCTCGCAGCC TATCGGCCCGAGAAAGCTGGCCAAGGTCTTGCTGCTGAGCTTCAGGCGATGGACGCGAACACAAGCCGGCGCGATCCCCACGCCCACGCAGCTGTCCCTGACGAGCGCGGGTCGGTCGAATACCAATGGCAACACGCCAACCGGCCGGGGCAGCGTTGGCGGAAGCACGGAGGCCTTGCCCGAAGTCGCCAACGAAGACGAGCTAAAGCTTGACAATAAggaagacggccgtcacACAGACGTGTCCAGGGCCAATGGAGACCTTTGGGTTGGGGATTCCGAGGAAAGCAACGAGTCGAGCGCTACGGAGGATATTATCCTTCCGGACCGACCCAAGCAAGAAGAACCAAGTTCGGCTGGTGGCTCCAAACGCAGCGGGCGATCAAAGAAGGACCGACCGAGGTTTCTCTTGGTCGACGACAACGCACTCAATCTAAAGATTTTGGCATCCTATATGAAGAAGCTTGGGCACGACTTCCACAACGCCATGGACGGGGAACAGGCTCTGGAGATATTTCAAGAACGTCCCGGGCAGTTCCACTGTGTCCTTATGGACATTTCGATGCCCGTCATGGACGGCTTCGAGGCGACACGCCGCATCCGCGCCATCGAGACGAAGAACAGCCTCCCGCGCTGCCAGATCTTTGCGCTCACGGGTCTGGCTTCAGCGAGCGCCCAGCAAGAGGCATTTGCGAGTGGCATTGACTTGTTCCTCACCAAGCCCGTACGGTTGAAGGAACTGACCAGGATTCTGGAGACGAATGGAGTGGCATGA